A single region of the Garra rufa chromosome 20, GarRuf1.0, whole genome shotgun sequence genome encodes:
- the draxina gene encoding draxin, whose protein sequence is MAAPSLCLLLALLLITLSHTSHSSEIPSESSKRSLTRSSTSDSKQDHDMGLLSGSQRRRLWSRKDRDSAGLHSQRPLDRPEDDGTSLEGLSPVRLEMGPEDSMRMEGHDEVRRPAHMRRGNHPLEGEFNRKGRRHGHGHLAEHRKQGGKRDKGRTKGDLYDPEPELGSLLKDMNAFEDGFYTSPPNHGNTPLTEAPSPLFPILVTTAINEHPPTLSPASTKPQKSGRGKAQGEVMPTLDMALFDWTDYEDMKPDTWPSNKRKDKRRGKNKSNGNTTLDADVIEPCDHHLDCLPGSCCDLREHECKPHNRGLNNKCYDDCMCEEGLRCYAKFHRKRRVTRRRGRCVEPESANGNQGAFITI, encoded by the exons ATGGCGGCTCCCAGCTTGTGTCTTCTCTTAGCTCTGCTCCTCATCACACTGTCCCACACCTCGCACAGCTCTGAAATCCCTTCTGAAAGCAGCAAACGAAGCCTGACCCGGTCTTCCACTTCTGACTCCAAGCAAGACCATGACATGGGACTTCTAAGCGGCAGTCAGCGACGGAGACTCTGGTCACGTAAAGACAGGGATAGTGCTGGACTTCACTCTCAAAGGCCACTGGATCGACCGGAGGATGATGGGACAAGTCTGGAGGGTCTGAGCCCTGTAAGGCTGGAGATGGGGCCTGAGGACAGTATGAGGATGGAGGGTCATGATGAGGTCAGGCGTCCTGCTCATATGCGGCGGGGAAATCATCCACTGGAGGGAGAGTTTAATCGTAAAGGCAGGAGACATGGTCATGGACATCTGGCTGAGCACAGAAAGCAAGGAGGCAAACGAGATAAAGGTCGAACTAAAG GGGATCTCTATGACCCTGAACCAGAATTAGGCTCCTTGTTGAAGGATATGAATGCATTTGAGGATGGTTTTTACACCTCCCCGCCCAATCACGGCAATACCCCACTCACTGAAGCTCCCTCCCCTCTCTTCCCTATTTTGGTAACCACGGCAATCAACGAGCATCCCCCAACACTGTCCCCAGCCTCCACCAAACCCCAG AAGTCAGGCCGAGGGAAGGCTCAAGGGGAGGTGATGCCGACTCTGGACATGGCACTCTTTGACTGGACTGATTATGAGGATATGAAGCCTGACACTTGGCCATCCAACAAAAGAAAAG ATAAGCGTCGTGGCAAAAACAAGAGCAATGGGAACACAACGCTTGATGCTGATGTCATTGAACCGTGTGACCATCATCTTGACTGCCTCCCTG GTTCCTGTTGTGACCTCAGAGAACATGAGTGCAAACCTCACAACCGTGGCCTGAACAACAAGTGTTATGATGACTGCATGTGTGAGGAGG GGCTACGCTGTTATGCCAAGTTCCACCGCAAGCGGAGGGTGACCCGAAGACGTGGCCGCTGTGTGGAACCAGAATCAGCCAACGGCAACCAAGGAGCCTTCATCACCATATGA